From the Lottiidibacillus patelloidae genome, the window ATAAATATAAACTATTGAAATTTAAACGCTCTAACCAAGGGACATGCTACAACCAACGTCCGATTGTTGCCAAAGGAAATCGCGTTACAAAAGGTGAAATCTTAGCAGATGGTCCTTCGATGGAAAAAGGTGAACTTGGTTTAGGACGTAACGTTCTAGTAGGATTTATGACTTGGGAAGGTTATAACTACGAGGATGCAGTAATTATGAGTGAGCGTCTTGTAAAAGACGATGTCTATACATCCATTCATATTGAAGAATATGAATCTGAAGCTCGTGATACGAAACTCGGACCTGAAGAGATTACTCGTGACATCCCTAACGTAGGTGAGGATGCACTTCGTAATTTAGATTCACGTGGAATTATCCGTATTGGTGCTGAAGTACAAGATGGAGATTTATTAGTAGGTAAAGTTACTCCAAAAGGGGTTACAGAACTTACAGCTGAAGAACGTTTATTACATGCGATCTTTGGTGAGAAAGCTCGTGAAGTACGTGATACATCATTACGTGTGCCTCACGGTGGTGGAGGAATTATCCTTGATGTTAAAGTCTTCAACCGTGAAGATGGCGACGAATTACCACCAGGTGTTAACCAACTTGTCCGCGTTTATATCGTTCAGAAACGTAAGATTTCTGAAGGGGATAAAATGGCTGGACGTCACGGTAACAAAGGTGTAATTTCAAAAATTCTTCCTGAAGAAGACATGCCGTTCTTAGCAGACGGTACACCAATTGATATCATGTTAAATCCATTAGGTGTTCCTTCACGTATGAATATCGGTCAGGTGTTAGAACTTCACTTAGGAATGGCAGCAAGAACACTTGGCATTCACGTTGCATCTCCAGTATTCGATGGAGCTCGTGAAGAAGATGTATGGGAAACGCTTGATGAAGCAGGTATGGCACGTGACGGAAAAACAGTATTATACGATGGTCGCACTGGTGAACCATTCGATAACCGTGTATCTGTTGGTGTTATGTATATGATTAAACTTGCTCACATGGTTGACGATAAACTTCATGCTCGTTCAACTGGACCATACTCATTAGTTACGCAACAACCGCTTGGTGGTAAGGCACAATTCGGTGGTCAACGTTTCGGTGAGATGGAAGTTTGGGCTTTAGAAGCATACGGAGCTGCTTATACACTTCAAGAAATACTTACAGTGAAGTCCGACGATGTAGTCGGCCGTGTGAAAACATATGAAGCTATCGTAAAAGGTGAAAACGTTCCTGAACCAGGAGTTCCTGAATCGTTTAAAGTATTAATTAAGGAATTACAAAGTCTTGGTATGGATGTGAAGATGCTATCTATTGATGAAGAGGAAATTGAACTTCGTGATTTAGATGAAGAGGATTCACAATCAGCGGATAATTTAAACCTAAATATTGAAACGAAATAGGGTATAAACACCTGTAAATAAAAGGGAGGTCGGCCCCTTGCTGGACGTGAACAACTTTGAATATATGAAAATAGGGCTTGCTTCACCGGATAAGATCAGATCATGGTCTTACGGTGAAGTTAAGAAACCGGAAACGATAAACTATCGTACGTTAAAACCAGAAAAAGACGGTCTTTTCTGTGAACGAATATTTGGACCGACAAAAGATTGGGAATGTCATTGCGGAAAGTATAAGAGAGTTCGTTATAAAGGCGTTGTCTGTGATCGTTGTGGCGTTGAAGTAACGAGATCAAAAGTACGTCGTGACAGAATGGGGCACATTGAACTTGCTGCCCCTGTTTCTCATATTTGGTATTTCAAAGGAATTCCAAGTAGAATGGGTCTTGTTTTAGATATGTCTCCACGTTCACTGGAAGAAGTTATTTACTTTGCTTCATATGTAGTAACTGATCCAGGGGAGACTCCTCTTGAGAGAAAGCAACTTTTAACAGAGAAAGAGTACCGTTCATACCGTGAAAAGTATGGCAACACTTTCTCAGCTGGAATGGGCGCTGAGTCGATTAGAAAGCTATTAAAAGATATTGCTTTGGAAAAAGAGGTTGATGAATTAAGGGAAGAATTAAAAACGGCACAAGGGCAAAGAAGAACGCGTGCTATTAAGCGTTTAGAAGTGCTAGAGTCGTTCCGTAACTCTGAAAACAATCCGTCATGGATGATTTTAGATGTACTTCCTGTTATTCCACCAGAGCTTCGCCCAATGGTACAGCTTGACGGTGGCCGTTTTGCGACATCTGATTTAAATGATCTATACCGACGAGTAATTAACCGTAATAACCGTCTAAAAAGATTGTTAGATTTAGGTGCGCCGAACATAATCGTTCAAAATGAAAAGCGTATGCTTCAAGAAGCAGTTGATGCGCTTATCGATAACGGTAGAAGAGGACGTCCTGTAACTGGACCTGGTAATCGACCACTAAAGTCACTTTCACATATGTTGAAAGGAAAGCAAGGTCGTTTCCGTCAAAACCTTCTAGGGAAGCGTGTTGACTATTCAGGCCGTTCAGTAATCGTAGTAGGACCACACTTACAAATGTATCAGTGTGGATTACCGAAAGAGATGGCGTTAGAACTATTTAAACCATTCGTAATGAAGGAGCTTGTTGAAAAAGGACTTGCTCACAACATTAAGAGTGCAAAACGTAAAATTGAGCGTGTGCAACCGGAAGTATGGGATGTACTTGAAGAAGTTATTAAAGAACACCCTGTATTACTAAACCGAGCACCTACGCTTCATAGATTAGGTATCCAAGCATTTGAACCTACACTTGTTGAAGGCCGTGCGATCCGTTTACACCCATTAGTATGTACAGCATATAACGCTGACTTTGATGGTGACCAAATGGCAGTTCACGTTCCTTTATCATCTGAGGCTCAAGCAGAAGCTCGCCTTCTAATGCTTGCGGCACAAAACATCTTAAATCCTAAAGATGGTAAGCCGGTAGTAACACCTTCACAAGATATGGTATTAGGAAACTATTACTTAACACTTGAAAGAGAAGGCGCTATTGGTGAAGGATTTACATTTAAAGATACTTCTGAAGCGTTAATTGCATATCAAAATGGATATGTTCATTTACACTCACGAGTTGCAATACCAGCGAGAGCTACAGGTAACGCAACTTTCACAGAAGAAGAAAATAGCAAGTTACTTGTTACAACAGTTGGTAAACTAATCTTTAATGAAATCTTACCAAACACGTTCCCTTATATTAATGAACCTACGGAAAGTAACCTACAGGTGAAAACTCCAGATAAATACTTCATTGAAAAAGGAACGAATGTTAAAGAATTTATTAAGTCAAAAGAATTAGTATTACCATTTAAGAAAGGCTTCCTAGGAAAAGTCATTGCTGAAGTATTCAAGCAATATCAAATTACGGAAACTTCAAAAATGCTTGACCGTATGAAAGGCTTAGGATTTAAGTATTCGACGAAAGCAGGTATCACAATCGGTATCTCTGACATCGTGGTACTTCCTGAGAAACAGGAAATCATTTCTAGAGCTGATGAAAAAGTAAACCATGTTGCTAAGCAATTCCGTCGTGGTTTAATTACAGACGAAGAAAAGTATGATCGAGTAATTGCAATCTGGACTGCAGCTAAAGATGAGATTCAAGAGAAGCTTATGAGAACACTTGATAAAACGAACCCAATCTTTATGATGAGTGACTCAGGTGCCCGTGGTAACGCATCTAACTTTACACAGTTAGCTGGTATGCGTGGACTAATGGCTAACCCGTCTGGTCGTATTATCGAATTACCGATTAAGTCAAGTTTCCGTGAAGGATTAACGGTAACGGAATACTTCATCTCTACTCATGGTGCGCGTAAAGGTCTAGCCGATACAGCACTAAAAACTGCCGATTCAGGTTACTTAACTCGTCGTCTAGTAGACGTAGCCCAAGATGTTATTGTTCGTGAGCATGATTGTGGAACGGATAGAGGATTACTCGCTAGCCCACTGAAAAACGGTAATGAAGTTATTGAAAACTTATATGACCGAATTTTAGGTCGTGTATCGTTCAGAACAGTGAAACATCCAGAAACTAAAGAAGTTCTTGTTAAAAAGAATGACTTAATCACTGAAGATATCGCTCGTGAAATCATTGAAGCTGGTCACGAAGAAATCATGATCCGTTCAGCGTTCACGTGTGATACAAGACACGGTGTGTGTAAACAGTGTTATGGTCGTAACTTAGCGACAGGTTCTGATGTTGAAGTTGGAGAAGCTGTTGGAATTATTGCTGCACAATCAATCGGGGAACCTGGTACTCAGTTAACGATGCGTACGTTCCATACCGGTGGTGTAGCAGGAGATGATATTACACAAGGTCTTCCACGTATCCAAGAAATCTTTGAGGCTCGTCACCCGAAAGGTCAAGCTGTTATCACTGAAATCCGAGGTAAAGTTACTGAGGTTCAAGAAGTGAAGGATAAACAAGAAATTGTTGTCCAAGGTGAAGTGGAAACGAAAAATTATCCAGTCCCTTATGGCGCTAGACTTAAAGTTCAAATTGGCCAAGATGTATATCCTGGTGAAGAACTTACTGAAGGTTCAATTGATCCAAAAGAATTATTAAAGGTAAGTGGAATTAATAGCGTGCAAGAATACTTGCTTCGCGAAGTACAAAAAGTATATCGCATGCAAGGGGTAGAAATTGGTGATAAACACGTTGAAGTGATGGTTCGCCAAATGTTAAGAAAAGTTCGTGTAGTAGATTCAGGGGATACGGAAGTATTACCAGGCTCATTAATTGATATCCATCAGTTTAAAGATGCAAACAAAAAAGTACTTATTGAAGGCGGTCAACCAGCAGTGGCAAGACCGGTATTACTAGGTATTACAAAAGCGTCACTTGAGACAGACTCATTCTTATCTGCAGCTTCATTCCAAGAAACGACTCGAGTTCTTACAGACGCAGCAATTAAAGGTAAACGTGATGAATTACTAGGATTAAAAGAAAACGTAATTATTGGTAAGCTTGTTCCAGCTGGTACTGGAATGACAAAATATCGCAACCTTGCTGTTGAAAAAGAAGTAGAAGAAGATTTTGATGAAGAAGTAGAAGAAGTAGTTGCTCAAAAATCGAATTGAACTGTTGACATTAGATGATGAGAAATGATATTATTACGAAGTGCTTAAAAACCCCTGCTACTTTGGAGGATACGAAAACATATGTCTAATGATAAAGTACCGCAGGCTTCTAATGTTATTGTTGGAACAAAACAAACATTAAAAGCATTGAAAAATGGGTTAGTCAAAGAAGTATTGATCGCAGAAGATGCTGATCATAAATTGACCACAAAGGTGCTTTCACTAGCACAAGAGAAAAACGTTCCGATTAAAAAAATCGAAACGATGAAAAAGTTAGGGAAGCATTGTGGGATCGAAGTTGGTGCAGCTACAGCTGCAATAGTAAGATAATAACGTTTTTGCGAGGTGGTTTTACCGCCACCTCAGCAAAAACTTTGTTTTTGCCCACAAATGAACCACCTGGCTCAGTGGTCTTATAACTTTAAAAAAAAGAGAGGAGGAAAATAGATGCCTACTATTAATCAGTTAGTCCGTGCTGGACGTAAAACGAAAGTGAAGAAGTCTGACTCACCTGCTTTAAATAAAGGGTACAACAGCTTTATTAAAGCTCAAACAAATCAATCTTCTCCACAAAAGCGTGGTGTATGTACGCGTGTTGCAACAATGACACCTAAAAAGCCTAACTCGGCTTTACGTAAATACGCTCGTGTACGTTTAACTAATGGTATCGAGGTTAATGCTTACATTCCTGGAGTTGGACACAATCTTCAAGAGCACAGTGTAGTATTAATCCGTGGTGGTCGTGTAAAAGACTTACCAGGGGTACGTTACAAAATCGTACGTGGTGCTTTAGATACTGCTGGTGTTGAAGGACGTATGCAAGGACGTTCTAAATACGGTATGAAGAGACCAAAAGTTAAAAAATAATTGAAACATAACTTATAAAACATCTGGAAGGAGGGAATGTTATGCCACGTAAAGGTCCTGTAACTCGTCGTGAAGTTATGCCAGATCCTGTTTTCAATTCTAAAATTGTAAACCGCTTAATCAACCAAATCATGGTTGATGGTAAGAAAGGTAAGGCTCAAACAATTCTTTATGGAGCGTTCAACTTAGTACAAGAACGTTCTGGTAAGGATGCAATGGAAGTTTTCGAACAAGCTCTTAAGAACATTATGCCAGTACTTGAGGTTAAAGCTCGCCGTGTTGGTGGTGCAAACTACCAAGTACCTGTAGAAGTTCGTCCTGAGCGTCGTCAAACTTTAGGTCTTCGTTGGTTAGTAAACTACTCACGCTTACGCGGAGAGAAGACTATGGAAGAAAGACTTGCTAATGAAATCTTAGATGCAGCTAACAATGCTGGTGCATCAGTTAAGAAACGTGAAGATACTCACAAAATGGCAGAAGCGAACAAAGCGTTTGCTCACTACCGTTGGTAAGATAGCTTCATAAAATAAAAAAGAATATTTCATAATGGAAGGAGAAATACCCATGTCAAGAGAGTTCTCCTTAAAGAATACGCGTAATATCGGTATCATGGCTCACATCGATGCTGGTAAAACAACTGCTACAGAGCGTGTATTATACTATACGGGACGTATTCATAAGATCGGTGAAACTCATGAAGGTGCATCACAAATGGACTGGATGGAGCAAGAGCAAGAGCGTGGTATTACAATCACATCTGCTGCAACAACTGCTCAATGGAAAGGTCACCGTATCAACATCATTGATACTCCTGGACACGTAGACTTCACTGTTGAAGTTGAACGTTCATTACGTGTATTAGACGGAGCGGTTGCAGTACTTGATGCACAATCAGGTGTTGAACCTCAAACAGAAACAGTATGGCGTCAAGCAACAACTTATGGCGTACCACGTGTTGTATTCGTAAACAAAATGGATAAAATTGGAGCAGATTTCCTATACTCTGTAGGAACGCTTCATGACCGTTTAGATGCAAATGCACATGCAATTCAATTACCTATCGGTGCTGAAGATCAGTTCGAAGGTATCATTGACTTAGTAGAAATGGTTGCTTACTACTACTTAGATGATTTAGGAACTCGTGCTGAGCCACGTGAAATTCCTGAAGATATGAAAGAGCTTGCTCAAGAATATCGCGATAAGTTAGTAGAAGCAGTTTCAGAACTAGATGAAGATTTAATGATGAAATACCTTGAAGGTGAAGAGCTTACGAATGAAGAAATTAAAGCTGCGATCCGTAAAGGGACAATCAACGTTGAATTTTATCCTGTAATCTGTGGATCAGCATTCAAAAACAAAGGTGTACAACTAATGATCGATTCAGTAATCGATTACTTACCGTCACCAGTTGATGTTGCTGCAATCAAAGGAATCGTACCTGACACAGATGAAGAAGTTGTACGTGAATCAAGTGACGAGGCTCCGTTCTCAGCACTTGCATTTAAAGTTATGACTGACCCATTCGTAGGTAAGTTAACTTTCTTCCGTGTTTATTCTGGTATTGCTACAGCTGGTTCTTATGTAATGAACTCTACGAAAGGTAAGCGTGAGCGTTTAGGACGTATCCTACAAATGCACGCTAACTCTCGTGAAGAAATTGCACAAGTATACGCTGGGGACATCGCTGCTGCAGTAGGATTGAAAGATACTACTACAGGTGATACACTATGTGACGAAAAGAACTTAGTTATCTTAGAGTCTATGGAATTCCCAGAGCC encodes:
- the fusA gene encoding elongation factor G codes for the protein MSREFSLKNTRNIGIMAHIDAGKTTATERVLYYTGRIHKIGETHEGASQMDWMEQEQERGITITSAATTAQWKGHRINIIDTPGHVDFTVEVERSLRVLDGAVAVLDAQSGVEPQTETVWRQATTYGVPRVVFVNKMDKIGADFLYSVGTLHDRLDANAHAIQLPIGAEDQFEGIIDLVEMVAYYYLDDLGTRAEPREIPEDMKELAQEYRDKLVEAVSELDEDLMMKYLEGEELTNEEIKAAIRKGTINVEFYPVICGSAFKNKGVQLMIDSVIDYLPSPVDVAAIKGIVPDTDEEVVRESSDEAPFSALAFKVMTDPFVGKLTFFRVYSGIATAGSYVMNSTKGKRERLGRILQMHANSREEIAQVYAGDIAAAVGLKDTTTGDTLCDEKNLVILESMEFPEPVISLSVEPKSKADQDKMGTALAKLAEEDPTFRTKTDEETGETIISGMGELHLDIIVDRMKREFKVEANVGAPQVAYRETIRKAAKVEGKFVRQSGGRGQYGHVWIEFEPAEEGAGFTFENKIVGGSVPREYIPAVQNGIEESMQNGMLAGFPLLDMKATIFDGSYHDVDSNEMAFKIAGSMALKNAKKYCDPAILEPIMKVEVVIPEENMGDIMGDVTSRRGRVEGMEARGNAQVVKAMVPLSEMFGYATSLRSRTQGRGTFTMHFDHYEEVPKSISEEIIKKSAGQ
- the rpsL gene encoding 30S ribosomal protein S12, coding for MPTINQLVRAGRKTKVKKSDSPALNKGYNSFIKAQTNQSSPQKRGVCTRVATMTPKKPNSALRKYARVRLTNGIEVNAYIPGVGHNLQEHSVVLIRGGRVKDLPGVRYKIVRGALDTAGVEGRMQGRSKYGMKRPKVKK
- a CDS encoding 50S ribosomal protein L7ae-like protein — translated: MSNDKVPQASNVIVGTKQTLKALKNGLVKEVLIAEDADHKLTTKVLSLAQEKNVPIKKIETMKKLGKHCGIEVGAATAAIVR
- the rpsG gene encoding 30S ribosomal protein S7, which codes for MPRKGPVTRREVMPDPVFNSKIVNRLINQIMVDGKKGKAQTILYGAFNLVQERSGKDAMEVFEQALKNIMPVLEVKARRVGGANYQVPVEVRPERRQTLGLRWLVNYSRLRGEKTMEERLANEILDAANNAGASVKKREDTHKMAEANKAFAHYRW
- the rpoC gene encoding DNA-directed RNA polymerase subunit beta'; amino-acid sequence: MLDVNNFEYMKIGLASPDKIRSWSYGEVKKPETINYRTLKPEKDGLFCERIFGPTKDWECHCGKYKRVRYKGVVCDRCGVEVTRSKVRRDRMGHIELAAPVSHIWYFKGIPSRMGLVLDMSPRSLEEVIYFASYVVTDPGETPLERKQLLTEKEYRSYREKYGNTFSAGMGAESIRKLLKDIALEKEVDELREELKTAQGQRRTRAIKRLEVLESFRNSENNPSWMILDVLPVIPPELRPMVQLDGGRFATSDLNDLYRRVINRNNRLKRLLDLGAPNIIVQNEKRMLQEAVDALIDNGRRGRPVTGPGNRPLKSLSHMLKGKQGRFRQNLLGKRVDYSGRSVIVVGPHLQMYQCGLPKEMALELFKPFVMKELVEKGLAHNIKSAKRKIERVQPEVWDVLEEVIKEHPVLLNRAPTLHRLGIQAFEPTLVEGRAIRLHPLVCTAYNADFDGDQMAVHVPLSSEAQAEARLLMLAAQNILNPKDGKPVVTPSQDMVLGNYYLTLEREGAIGEGFTFKDTSEALIAYQNGYVHLHSRVAIPARATGNATFTEEENSKLLVTTVGKLIFNEILPNTFPYINEPTESNLQVKTPDKYFIEKGTNVKEFIKSKELVLPFKKGFLGKVIAEVFKQYQITETSKMLDRMKGLGFKYSTKAGITIGISDIVVLPEKQEIISRADEKVNHVAKQFRRGLITDEEKYDRVIAIWTAAKDEIQEKLMRTLDKTNPIFMMSDSGARGNASNFTQLAGMRGLMANPSGRIIELPIKSSFREGLTVTEYFISTHGARKGLADTALKTADSGYLTRRLVDVAQDVIVREHDCGTDRGLLASPLKNGNEVIENLYDRILGRVSFRTVKHPETKEVLVKKNDLITEDIAREIIEAGHEEIMIRSAFTCDTRHGVCKQCYGRNLATGSDVEVGEAVGIIAAQSIGEPGTQLTMRTFHTGGVAGDDITQGLPRIQEIFEARHPKGQAVITEIRGKVTEVQEVKDKQEIVVQGEVETKNYPVPYGARLKVQIGQDVYPGEELTEGSIDPKELLKVSGINSVQEYLLREVQKVYRMQGVEIGDKHVEVMVRQMLRKVRVVDSGDTEVLPGSLIDIHQFKDANKKVLIEGGQPAVARPVLLGITKASLETDSFLSAASFQETTRVLTDAAIKGKRDELLGLKENVIIGKLVPAGTGMTKYRNLAVEKEVEEDFDEEVEEVVAQKSN